The stretch of DNA GCCCGCTTGTTGCATACGCTTTAACATACCCGGAGTTATCCAGATAAAAAGATTTTCAGGATTGGCAGAATCGGCACTATTTAAACTATAAAAGGTAATCTGCACGTTATTGCTTTCCAAAACGCCCACAACCCCAAGGTCAAAAGAAGAATTTAAAGAGGAAAAAAGAGGTTTTAAATCATCAAAACTCGCCTTACAGGCAATATCAACCGCAGGCATTATTCCGTTTTCTTCACTCGCTTCCAATATTTCTGATTGTAACTTTGCATTTACAACATAAGCATCAAAGCCGTTACGCATTAAAATTTTTGCTATACTTAAAGCTTCTTTATAAGCTGAATTCATTAATCAAATCTCCTTAAATTACTTATCTAAGCTATAAGCGGACGCCCTGAGAGCCAATGTTGTTTAACTCGCCCGGTTATCTGTTCGCCAAGCCAAGGGGTGTTTACGCTCTTTGATTTTAAAGTATCACGCCCAACAACCCACTTTTCATCAGGGTCAAATAAAAAGAAATCAGCAGGATCGCCAACTTCAAATCTATTAACCGGCAAGTTAAATAAAGAGGCGGGAGCCGTTGACCAAATTTCAACCATGCGAGTTAAAGAAATAATTCCCTTTTTAACAAGTTCAAAGCTTAAACTAACAGCTAAATCCAATCCTGTAAAACCAAAAGGTGCTTCGTCCAAAGTTTTTTCTTTTTCATGAGCCGCATGCGGAGCATGATCAGTAACCATTATGTCAATAACCCCTTCGGCAAGTCCAAAACTTAAAGCAACCACGTCATTAATCGAACGTAAAGGCGGGCTGACTTTATAATTGGCATCATATCCGCTTAAAGCAGTATCATCTAACAATAAATAATGCGGACAAGTTTCGGCCGTTACTTTAACTCCGCGTTTTTTTGCCCAACGTATTAACTCAACTGATTGTGCAGTGCTAATATGAGCTAAATGAACAGGAAGGTTTAAATATTCCGCCATTAAAATATCACGGGCAACATGCAAAGATTCGGCAACAACAGGTTGACCTTTTAAGCCCAAACGCCCCGAACTAATGCCTTCATTCATAACCCCGCCTTTGGCAAGGCTTAAATCTTCACAATGATCAATTACCAACATATTTAGATCAGCGGCATACTCCACCGCATGACGAAACAAATCGGAATTTTCCATAGGGCGACCGTCATTGGAAAACGCAATGCAACCGGCTTCTTTCAATTCCGCCAAAGGAGCCAATTCTTCTCCTTTAAGTCCAACTGTCAAAGCTCCGACAGGGTATAAAAAAGGACCTTGAGGAAAAGCTTTATTCGCTTGTTCAAGCATAAAACGAGTAACGCTCGCCGAATCATTACAAGGCTTGGTATTTGCCATGCACATAATTGCACTAAATCCACCATAAGCCGCCGCCGTTAAACCGCTTTGAATATCTTCTTTATATTCATAACCAGGTTCACGCATATGCGTATGGGCATCAATAAAACTCGGAAAACACAATAAACCTTTGGCATCATAGTGTGGAGTATTTTCAGTATGATTAATTACTCCGACCTTATCGACCCGATTAATTTTTCCGTCTAAAACCAAAATGTCTTTAAGCCCTTCGGAATTTCCGGCTAAAATTACATTTTTTAAAAGCAGATTATTTGTAAACATTAAAAAATTCCTCAGCTGTTTAACTACGTTGAATCAAATCAGAATCATTATTTTGCAATAGTTTTAATATATTCTTATATCTAAAAAAGATAAATTATACTTTTTCGTTACGAGTCAATAAGGCAAATAAAATACTCATGCGAGTGGCAACACCGGCCGCCACCTGTTCTAAAATTAAGCTTTCCGGCGAATCTGCCAACTCAGAAGAAATTTCTAAACCTCGATTAATAGGTCCGGGGTGTAAAACTTTGACAATATTACCGGAGTTTTCAAGATGTTTTTGAGTTAGGCAATAACGCTTGGAATATTCATTCAAATCAGGTAAAAGACCCGCCTGTTGACGTTCTAACTGAAGACGCAGGCACATAATCGCATCAACATCTTTAGAAGCCTTATCTAAGTCAGTAAATACTTCAACGCCCCACTCTTCTATCCCTCTTGGCAGTAAAGTGCTTGGAGCACAAACCTTAATTTTAACTCCAAGCATTGTTAAAAGATGTATATTGGAACGGGCAACCCTACTGTGAGCAATATCGCCCAAAATTAAAACTTTTTTATCGGTAAAATCACTTTTAAAATAACGACGCAAACAGAAACAATCGAGCAGGGCCTGGGTCGGGTGAGCGTGCCAACCGTCTCCGGCGTTAATTACTGAACAATCAAGTCGTTCTGCTAAAAATTGTGCCGCTCCGCTGGCAGAATGGCGAATAACAATCGCATCTGGCGTCATAGCTTCCAAGGTTAACGCAGTATCCTTAAGGCTTTCTCCCTTACTGATACTGCTTCCGCTTTTTGCCAAAGAAAAAGTATCGGCTGAAAGGCGTTTCCCTGCTACATCAAAAGAAGTTTTTGTACGCGTACTCGGTTCGACAAAAAACATAATTACGCTTTTACCACGTAAAGTAGGCACTTTTTTGATCGGGCGAGTATTAAGCTCATAAAATTGTTCTGCATTATCCAAGAGATACATTACATCAGCTTCTTTTAAAGCAGTAACGTCGATTAAATCTTTATGTTTCCAAACGTAACTTTGTGTCTGCATATAAAAACACCATAACTGGTTTAAAATATTAAAAAAATATATTTAATTTTCATTCTCAAAAATACTATAACAAAATTTATAAGCTTTCTCTAGTCTACCAAGCCCAAACTTTTTATTTTTTATAAAACCCAAGGCATAAGCCGAGTTTAAAGCCGCAATGCGTATTATTGTTCTTAAAGGTAACTCAATCTTTTGTTTTTGAGCTAATTTTTTTAAGGCGTTAATTTCATTCAACATATTCAAATCATTATTTGAGGCAATGCTGTCCGTTCCAAGACAAAGAGCAACACCGGAGTTTATCAAAGCGAGTAAATCAACCTCACCAACCCCGATAAATTCATTGCTCCTTGGACATAAAGCAACAAAAACCTGCCTCTCACCCATTAAAGCAATTTCACTCGGCGTACAATGCACGCAATGCACAGCC from Desulfovibrio litoralis DSM 11393 encodes:
- a CDS encoding aspartate carbamoyltransferase catalytic subunit, whose product is MQTQSYVWKHKDLIDVTALKEADVMYLLDNAEQFYELNTRPIKKVPTLRGKSVIMFFVEPSTRTKTSFDVAGKRLSADTFSLAKSGSSISKGESLKDTALTLEAMTPDAIVIRHSASGAAQFLAERLDCSVINAGDGWHAHPTQALLDCFCLRRYFKSDFTDKKVLILGDIAHSRVARSNIHLLTMLGVKIKVCAPSTLLPRGIEEWGVEVFTDLDKASKDVDAIMCLRLQLERQQAGLLPDLNEYSKRYCLTQKHLENSGNIVKVLHPGPINRGLEISSELADSPESLILEQVAAGVATRMSILFALLTRNEKV
- a CDS encoding dihydroorotase, with amino-acid sequence MFTNNLLLKNVILAGNSEGLKDILVLDGKINRVDKVGVINHTENTPHYDAKGLLCFPSFIDAHTHMREPGYEYKEDIQSGLTAAAYGGFSAIMCMANTKPCNDSASVTRFMLEQANKAFPQGPFLYPVGALTVGLKGEELAPLAELKEAGCIAFSNDGRPMENSDLFRHAVEYAADLNMLVIDHCEDLSLAKGGVMNEGISSGRLGLKGQPVVAESLHVARDILMAEYLNLPVHLAHISTAQSVELIRWAKKRGVKVTAETCPHYLLLDDTALSGYDANYKVSPPLRSINDVVALSFGLAEGVIDIMVTDHAPHAAHEKEKTLDEAPFGFTGLDLAVSLSFELVKKGIISLTRMVEIWSTAPASLFNLPVNRFEVGDPADFFLFDPDEKWVVGRDTLKSKSVNTPWLGEQITGRVKQHWLSGRPLIA